The Paracoccus sp. SMMA_5_TC region GGCGCTGGCCTATCGCCGCTATCTTGATCGGTTTCCGCAGGGCGCCTATTCCGCGGCAGCGACGGCGCGGCTAAATGCGCTGGACGCCCAGCAGACCGACCGCAACCTGTGGGCCGATGCGGCTGCAAGGAATACCCCGGAAGCCTATCGCGATTACCTGAACCGCTATCCGCAGGGCGAATTCGCCCAGGCTGCCCGCAAGCGCCTGGACGAGCTGTCGCCGCCGGCCCAGCCCGCCCCGTCACCCCGCGCCGCGCAACCTTCCGCCCCCGAAATCCAGCAGCCGCGTCCGGTCGCGCCGGCACCGCAAGCGTCGCAGGCAGAGCTGGCCGAGCGCCGGCTGGGCCTGTCTCGGGGCGACCGGGTGGTGATCCAGCGGCGGCTGAATGCACTTGGCTATTCGACCGGCGGCACCGATGGCGTGTTCGGCTCGCGCACGCGCTCGGCCATTCGCGGCTGGCAACAGCGCAACGGCTTTGCGGTCACCGGCTATCTGACCTCGACCCAGGTGGCCGAGATGCGGGCTCAGGCGGGTGCGTTGACGCCCAGCCAGGAACAGCAGGACCGCGCCTATTGGCAGCAGACGGGTGCCAAGGGCGGGGTGCGCAACCTGCGCGCCTATCTGGACCGCTATCCCGATGGCATCTACGCCAATACCGCCCGCCGCCGCCTGGCCGAATTGCAGCAGGATGTGGTGACGCCAGGCGAACGCGAGGACCGCGCATGGGCGCGTGCGCGCCAGGTCGATACGGTCCAGGCCTATGATCTCTATTTGCAGAACTGGCCACGTGGCGAACATGCTGCGCAGGCGCGTGCCCGCCGCAGCCAGTTGTTGAACCAGGGGCGTGTGCCCGTCGACCCGGCGATCATCGGGCTCGAGGCGATCATCCGCGAATTGTCGAAATAGCAGCGTCCCAGCCTGAAAGGCCTGAAGTTTTCGAGGCCGGTCCCATTGGGCCGGCCTTTCGCGCATGGCACGACGACACGCATTCATCGAAAATCCGTCAGAAATACAGTGTGTATTTTTTATTTGATTTAACCTTTGTGCCTGTCGATAGTGGGACAGGAGAATCGGCACGGACGAAGGCCGATCGCACCGACAATCGATTCATCAGGGAGATGACGGATGAAAACCCCCATACCTGCCGCCGCTGCGCTGCTTGCCGCTGTGCTGGCCATGCCCGCAGCCGCCGACAAGCTTGATGACATCATCGCCTCGGGCGTGCTGCGCTGTGCGGTGGTGCTGGATTTTCCACCCATGGGATCGCGCGATGAAAGCAACAATCCCATCGGTTTCGATGTGGACTATTGCAACGATCTGGCCGCTGCACTTGGCGTCAAGGCGGAAATCGTCGAAACTCCATTTCCAGAGCGTATTCCGGCGCTGATGTCGGGGCGGGTCGATGTCGGCGTTGCCTCGACATCCGATACCCTGGAACGCGCCAAGACCGTGGGCATGTCCATCCCCTA contains the following coding sequences:
- a CDS encoding peptidoglycan-binding protein, with protein sequence MRPLPLLLAALLAGTAALAEDRGVVITNFQSQDSAAAAQSGSAVAEAMKAAGFRAVSGSELKAADLREALSVLLQPDPEPGARMVVLNGRFLRSDRGGWFMGTDADTPNLLNADAQGISLSAVFDLLKTARPGAVLMLGETATELPAGEGLQGGLGDLSPPEGVTVVTGPAAAVGAGAVALLQPGTTLAQVLQAHPDLTLVPGGDPDLKLVAGPATADAAAPADPKADDRAVWADAAAEDTALAYRRYLDRFPQGAYSAAATARLNALDAQQTDRNLWADAAARNTPEAYRDYLNRYPQGEFAQAARKRLDELSPPAQPAPSPRAAQPSAPEIQQPRPVAPAPQASQAELAERRLGLSRGDRVVIQRRLNALGYSTGGTDGVFGSRTRSAIRGWQQRNGFAVTGYLTSTQVAEMRAQAGALTPSQEQQDRAYWQQTGAKGGVRNLRAYLDRYPDGIYANTARRRLAELQQDVVTPGEREDRAWARARQVDTVQAYDLYLQNWPRGEHAAQARARRSQLLNQGRVPVDPAIIGLEAIIRELSK